One Triticum dicoccoides isolate Atlit2015 ecotype Zavitan chromosome 4B, WEW_v2.0, whole genome shotgun sequence genomic window carries:
- the LOC119295293 gene encoding DNA topoisomerase 2-binding protein 1-A-like isoform X2, with amino-acid sequence MDGVTILCSGFEKDERARIEQLVTAMGGLLQTKVSMDVNFVVAKDVLAAKYKWAVNSLKKPIVNRNWLEQCWIEHRVVPHEPYRILPFTGLNICITKLDADKRKELMEIIEQNGGQYSANLTKKCTHLVANEPGGDKYLVAKKWGNIHIVDRRWVDQSVARRAYLDESAYVIGQSSSNCNGIKGSLKEQRNPMSSASFQSVPAVSVDDSVSMSQYAPVSSGYASKICNTDIVGAPCVQETNEMPVESHVAEDSEAEDDDLYLSNCRISLVGFEEKELSRLVMMIRNGGGSRHVMLSERLTHIILGAPSEEEKKEVRRLAAWGVINVVKVKWLEDCSKIKTEVKVSAAHLASELLSKEFPFVGMEKSAATRETKAAKSSHGIFHVPTVNDSHDKQLAKDPSSERKPAMGKHENMNNTRAATRSAKSSQQNGLTSSGKATSSAVNSQSSTTSNIFEGRTFCFSNSFSHDRRPEVIDWVIKGGGTMAVDDAQATAVDFIIECHGQNSMQCDYAHSTVVSTQWIASCIEVGHLQDVGSHPIFSPLRCRIPFPGFEDFRFCVSQYDEKERVLLKNLCLTLGAKFTEKASKRVNHLICKFASGPKYEAYHNKRIPTITTEWLFECVRQDTIIPYDQFQPKPPTSQDKDAGMCTVSQFPTQAANTTSKFDCPEPLSEPQVPRSSSKHSSGSSVSEEKIASSVNKRRRSGTAKANDTSTHIGQTEKHSDSSSALGVADSIKDFEDLLVQSSRDPALDASVVGQDEEPQPVPDNAFTSLYNDMKTRSNNWPQKQHMPPGKNVKSPDSTRAPVPTPYLPFSETQTDSQIIGYEEDLTGMQKIIDRVSSQKKTIDSSGTDSSVMGHQWDSLK; translated from the exons ATGGATGgggttactatactctgttcaggcTTCGAGAAAGATGAGAGG GCCAGGATTGAACAGTTAGTGACAGCTATGGGAGGTCTTTTGCAAACTAAAGTGTCCATGGATGTTAACTTTGTCGTTGCAAAGGATGTCTTGGCTGCCAAATATAAA TGGGCCGTGAATAGCCTGAAGAAGCCTATTGTCAATAGGAACTGGTTGGAGCAATGCTGGATAGAACATCGTGTTGTGCCTCATGAACCTTACAGGATTCTTCCTTTTACTGGGTTGAATATATGCATCACAAAACTAGATGCAG ATAAACGGAAGGAGTTGATGGAAATAATAGAGCAGAATGGTGGCCAGTATTCAGCAAATCTTACAAAGAAGTGCACTCATTTAGTTGCAAAT GAACCTGGTGGTGACAAGTATCTTGTAGCTAAAAAATGGGGTAATATTCACATTGTGGATCGGAGATGGGTTGACCAATCTGTTGCTCGAAGAG CTTATCTAGATGAAAGTGCCTATGTCATTGGCCAGAGTTCTTCTAACTGTAATGGCATAAAGGGCTCCCTTAAGGAGCAACGGAACCCAATGAGCAGTGCAAGTTTTCAATCTGTTCCAGCAGTATCAGTTGATGATTCAGTATCGATGTCACAGTATGCGCCAGTTTCTTCCGGTTATGCTTCAAAGATCTGCAACACTGATATTGTCGGTGCACCTTGTGTCCAAGAGACAAACGAGATGCCGGTTGAGAGTCATGTAGCTGAGGACTCAGAGGCTGAAGATGACGATCTGTACTTATcaaattgcagaatttctcttgtgggTTTTGAGGAGAAAGAGTTGTCAAGGTTAGTCATGATGATACGTAATGGTGGTGGATCCCGGCATGTTATGTTGAGTGAGAGGCTTACTCATATTATTCTAGGTGCACCTTCAGAGGA AGAAAAAAAAGAGGTAAGACGCCTTGCTGCTTGGGGTGTAATAAATGTCGTAAAGGTAAAATGGTTGGAAGACTGCAGTAAAATAAAAACGGAAGTCAAAGTATCCGCAGCTCATTTGGCTAGCGAGTTACTCTCGAAAG AATTTCCGTTTGTGGGTATGGAAAAATCTGCTGCTACACGTGAAACAAAGGCAGCCAAAAGTTCACATGGAATATTCCATGTTCCAACTGTCAATGATTCACATGATAAGCAGCTTGCAAAAGATCCGTCATCTGAAAGAAAACCAGCCATGGGCAAACATGAAAACATGAATAATACCCGAGCAGCAACTAGGTCTGCAAAATCAAGCCAACAAAATGGACTGACCAGTTCTGGCAAAGCAACTTCTTCTGCAGTGAATTCACAGAGTAGCACCACTTCAAATATTTTCGAAGGGAGAACATTTTGTTTCTCAAATTCATTTTCTCATGACCGG AGACCGGAGGTAATCGATTGGGTCATAAAAGGGGGAGGCACTATGGCGGTGGATGATGCACAAGCAACTGCTGTGGATTTCATAATTGAGTGCCATGGACAGAACAGCATGCAATGTGACTACGCTCATTCAACTGTTGTTTCAACTCAATGGATAGCCTCATGTATTGAG GTGGGCCACTTGCAAGATGTTGGAAGTCATCCTATCTTCTCTCCTTTGCGGTGTCGCATCCCATTCCCAGGGTTTGAAGACTTCCGTTTCTGTGTTTCACAGTATGATGAGAAAGAGAGAGTTCTGCTTAAGAACCTCTGTCTTACTCTAGGAGCTAAATTCACAGAGAAAGCATCGAAAAGAGTGAACCATCTTATCTGTAAATTTGCAAGCGGTCCAAAGTACGAGGCTTACCATAATAAGAGAATTCCAACCATTACCACAGAGTGGCTCTTCGAATGTGTGAGACAG GACACCATTATCCCTTATGACCAGTTTCAGCCGAAACCACCTACTTCTCAGGACAAGGATGCTGGTATGTGCACTGTTAGTCAATTTCCGACGCAAGCCGCCAATACGACCTCTAAATTTGATTGCCCTGAGCCACTTAGTGAACCTCAAGTACCAAGAAGCAGTTCAAAACACAGCTCAG GCTCCTCTGTTAGTGAGGAGAAAATTGCTTCTTCTGTTAACAAAAGAAGACGATCCGGAACAGCCAAGGCTAATGATACATCTACACACATTGGACAAACAGAGAAACATTCGGACAGCAGCTCTGCTCTGGGTGTTGCAGACTCCATAAAGGACTTCGAGGACCTACTGGTTCAGTCATCCAGG GATCCTGCACTTGATGCTTCTGTTGTAGGTCAAGATGAGGAACCTCAACCTGTGCCAGATAATGCTTTCACTTCCTTATACAATGACATGAAAACCCGCTCAAATAACTG GCCACAGAAGCAACACATGCCCCCTGGCAAGAATGTCAAGAGCCCAGACTCCACCCGGGCCCCTGTCCCAACTCCCTATCTACCTTTCAGCGAAACGCAGACAGATTCCCAG ATCATCGGGTATGAAGAAGATTTGACTGGCATGCAGAAGATCATTGACAGAGTTAGTTCTCAAAAAAAGACCATCGACAGTTCAGGCACCGACAGTTCAGTCATGGGGCATCAATGGGACTCCCTCAAATGA
- the LOC119295293 gene encoding DNA topoisomerase 2-binding protein 1-A-like isoform X1, with protein sequence MDGVTILCSGFEKDERARIEQLVTAMGGLLQTKVSMDVNFVVAKDVLAAKYKWAVNSLKKPIVNRNWLEQCWIEHRVVPHEPYRILPFTGLNICITKLDADKRKELMEIIEQNGGQYSANLTKKCTHLVANEPGGDKYLVAKKWGNIHIVDRRWVDQSVARRAYLDESAYVIGQSSSNCNGIKGSLKEQRNPMSSASFQSVPAVSVDDSVSMSQYAPVSSGYASKICNTDIVGAPCVQETNEMPVESHVAEDSEAEDDDLYLSNCRISLVGFEEKELSRLVMMIRNGGGSRHVMLSERLTHIILGAPSEEEKKEVRRLAAWGVINVVKVKWLEDCSKIKTEVKVSAAHLASELLSKEFPFVGMEKSAATRETKAAKSSHGIFHVPTVNDSHDKQLAKDPSSERKPAMGKHENMNNTRAATRSAKSSQQNGLTSSGKATSSAVNSQSSTTSNIFEGRTFCFSNSFSHDRRPEVIDWVIKGGGTMAVDDAQATAVDFIIECHGQNSMQCDYAHSTVVSTQWIASCIEVGHLQDVGSHPIFSPLRCRIPFPGFEDFRFCVSQYDEKERVLLKNLCLTLGAKFTEKASKRVNHLICKFASGPKYEAYHNKRIPTITTEWLFECVRQDTIIPYDQFQPKPPTSQDKDAGMCTVSQFPTQAANTTSKFDCPEPLSEPQVPRSSSKHSSEKHSDSSSALGVADSIKDFEDLLVQSSRDPALDASVVGQDEEPQPVPDNAFTSLYNDMKTRSNNWPQKQHMPPGKNVKSPDSTRAPVPTPYLPFSETQTDSQIIGYEEDLTGMQKIIDRVSSQKKTIDSSGTDSSVMGHQWDSLK encoded by the exons ATGGATGgggttactatactctgttcaggcTTCGAGAAAGATGAGAGG GCCAGGATTGAACAGTTAGTGACAGCTATGGGAGGTCTTTTGCAAACTAAAGTGTCCATGGATGTTAACTTTGTCGTTGCAAAGGATGTCTTGGCTGCCAAATATAAA TGGGCCGTGAATAGCCTGAAGAAGCCTATTGTCAATAGGAACTGGTTGGAGCAATGCTGGATAGAACATCGTGTTGTGCCTCATGAACCTTACAGGATTCTTCCTTTTACTGGGTTGAATATATGCATCACAAAACTAGATGCAG ATAAACGGAAGGAGTTGATGGAAATAATAGAGCAGAATGGTGGCCAGTATTCAGCAAATCTTACAAAGAAGTGCACTCATTTAGTTGCAAAT GAACCTGGTGGTGACAAGTATCTTGTAGCTAAAAAATGGGGTAATATTCACATTGTGGATCGGAGATGGGTTGACCAATCTGTTGCTCGAAGAG CTTATCTAGATGAAAGTGCCTATGTCATTGGCCAGAGTTCTTCTAACTGTAATGGCATAAAGGGCTCCCTTAAGGAGCAACGGAACCCAATGAGCAGTGCAAGTTTTCAATCTGTTCCAGCAGTATCAGTTGATGATTCAGTATCGATGTCACAGTATGCGCCAGTTTCTTCCGGTTATGCTTCAAAGATCTGCAACACTGATATTGTCGGTGCACCTTGTGTCCAAGAGACAAACGAGATGCCGGTTGAGAGTCATGTAGCTGAGGACTCAGAGGCTGAAGATGACGATCTGTACTTATcaaattgcagaatttctcttgtgggTTTTGAGGAGAAAGAGTTGTCAAGGTTAGTCATGATGATACGTAATGGTGGTGGATCCCGGCATGTTATGTTGAGTGAGAGGCTTACTCATATTATTCTAGGTGCACCTTCAGAGGA AGAAAAAAAAGAGGTAAGACGCCTTGCTGCTTGGGGTGTAATAAATGTCGTAAAGGTAAAATGGTTGGAAGACTGCAGTAAAATAAAAACGGAAGTCAAAGTATCCGCAGCTCATTTGGCTAGCGAGTTACTCTCGAAAG AATTTCCGTTTGTGGGTATGGAAAAATCTGCTGCTACACGTGAAACAAAGGCAGCCAAAAGTTCACATGGAATATTCCATGTTCCAACTGTCAATGATTCACATGATAAGCAGCTTGCAAAAGATCCGTCATCTGAAAGAAAACCAGCCATGGGCAAACATGAAAACATGAATAATACCCGAGCAGCAACTAGGTCTGCAAAATCAAGCCAACAAAATGGACTGACCAGTTCTGGCAAAGCAACTTCTTCTGCAGTGAATTCACAGAGTAGCACCACTTCAAATATTTTCGAAGGGAGAACATTTTGTTTCTCAAATTCATTTTCTCATGACCGG AGACCGGAGGTAATCGATTGGGTCATAAAAGGGGGAGGCACTATGGCGGTGGATGATGCACAAGCAACTGCTGTGGATTTCATAATTGAGTGCCATGGACAGAACAGCATGCAATGTGACTACGCTCATTCAACTGTTGTTTCAACTCAATGGATAGCCTCATGTATTGAG GTGGGCCACTTGCAAGATGTTGGAAGTCATCCTATCTTCTCTCCTTTGCGGTGTCGCATCCCATTCCCAGGGTTTGAAGACTTCCGTTTCTGTGTTTCACAGTATGATGAGAAAGAGAGAGTTCTGCTTAAGAACCTCTGTCTTACTCTAGGAGCTAAATTCACAGAGAAAGCATCGAAAAGAGTGAACCATCTTATCTGTAAATTTGCAAGCGGTCCAAAGTACGAGGCTTACCATAATAAGAGAATTCCAACCATTACCACAGAGTGGCTCTTCGAATGTGTGAGACAG GACACCATTATCCCTTATGACCAGTTTCAGCCGAAACCACCTACTTCTCAGGACAAGGATGCTGGTATGTGCACTGTTAGTCAATTTCCGACGCAAGCCGCCAATACGACCTCTAAATTTGATTGCCCTGAGCCACTTAGTGAACCTCAAGTACCAAGAAGCAGTTCAAAACACAGCTCAG AGAAACATTCGGACAGCAGCTCTGCTCTGGGTGTTGCAGACTCCATAAAGGACTTCGAGGACCTACTGGTTCAGTCATCCAGG GATCCTGCACTTGATGCTTCTGTTGTAGGTCAAGATGAGGAACCTCAACCTGTGCCAGATAATGCTTTCACTTCCTTATACAATGACATGAAAACCCGCTCAAATAACTG GCCACAGAAGCAACACATGCCCCCTGGCAAGAATGTCAAGAGCCCAGACTCCACCCGGGCCCCTGTCCCAACTCCCTATCTACCTTTCAGCGAAACGCAGACAGATTCCCAG ATCATCGGGTATGAAGAAGATTTGACTGGCATGCAGAAGATCATTGACAGAGTTAGTTCTCAAAAAAAGACCATCGACAGTTCAGGCACCGACAGTTCAGTCATGGGGCATCAATGGGACTCCCTCAAATGA